CCGCCGCCTCGGCCGCCGTCACCTGGGCCTGGGCGGAAGCGAGGGCGGCCTTGGCGGAATTGTAGGCCGCCAGCCGCGCCGCGACGGCGGCGCCATCCTGGCTCTGGAAGTCGAGATCATAGGCCACGTCGACGTCGGCCCAGGCGTCGGCCAGCCCGGTCTCGGCGGCCTGGACCTCGGCCAGGGCGGCCAGGGCCTTGGTCTCCGCGGCGTTGGCGTTGATCTTGTTGGCCGTGCCGATGATGGCCCAGGACTTGGCCTCCAGGGCGGCGGCGGCGACCTTGGCGGCCGCGGTCGCGATGGTGCTGGTCAGGTCGGTCAGGGTCTCCACCGCCACCTCGAAGGTGGCCTGAGCCTGGCCCTCGGCGGCGGCCCGGGCCAGGGCCAGCTCGCCATCCGCCTGGGCGGCGGCCACCTGGGCGTCGGAATCCGCCTGCACCGCCGTCAGGGCGGCCTGCAGGGCGGTGGAGGCCGCCGCTTCCAGGGTGACGATGGTGCCTTCGTCCGCCACCACCAGGGCATGGGCGGCGTCGTAGACATCCTCCGCCGTGGCGATCTTGCCTTCGATGGTGGTCTTGGCGCTGGCGTAGAGAGCCTGGATGCTTTCGGCCAGATCCACGGCGGCCTCGGCATTGGCCAGCAACTGGGCCTTCAGCAGGGTGGCAGTGGCCAGGGCAGCGGACTCGGGCGCGGCGTCGGACAGATCCTTGGCGTCGTCGTAGGCCGTCTGGGCCGCGTCGCGGGCGGTGGTCGCCGCCGTCACGTCGGCGGCGGCGTCGGTGACCGCGGCGGAGGCCTCTGTCAGAGAGCTGTTCAGGGCATCGAGTTTGGCCACGGCAACCGCTTCGGCGACCAGGTGGTCGATCAGGGTGGCGCGGGCCGCCTTGACCGCCTCGGCTGCGGCATCCGCCTGCGTGACCTTGACGGCGGCGGCGGCATCGGCGGCGACGGCCGCCGTGTGGGCTGCGGCAACCTTCGCCTGGATCGAGCCGTCGATGTAGGACTGGGCCGCCTCGAGATCGCCGACCGACCCGGTGATCGACAGGGTGGCTTGGCCGGCCTCGCTCTCGGCCTCCGCGTCGGCCTCGACTGCCTGCAGGAACAGGCTGGAAGCCGAGGCGTCCAGCAGCTTCGCCAACTCGGTGAGATCGACGGCCGCGTCGGCTTCCGCCCGCGCCGCCTCGGTCGCCGTGGCCGCGGTGATCGCCAGTTCGGCGAAGGCCAGCATGGCGGCGGGATCGGCCGCGCCAATTGTCGATTCCGCGTTGGTGGCAGTGGTTTCCGCTTGGGTCGCCGCCGTCAGCGCGCAGGACAAGGAGGTTCCGACGGTGTCCCCCAGGGTGCCGCCCTGGGCCGCCGTCGAAAGATCCGTCATCTGGGTCTTGACCGCCCCGGCGATGGTCCCCAGGTCGCCGAACTGGATCGGCGACGCCTCGCCCGGCTGAAGGGCGACGAGCGCCTCGTTCACCTTGTCGGCGAAATCGCCGGCGGCCTTGGCCTTGGCCGCCGCCAGCACGTCGCCGCCGGCCAGTTTCACAGCCTTGGCCTCGGTGATGGTGCTGGTAAGGACGGCGTCCGAGGCGGAGATCGCCGCCGTGACGATCTTGGCCATCTTGGCCGCCGCCTGGACGAGACTGTCCCCGGATGCTCCGGCCCCCAGTCCCAGCATGGCTTCCAGCTTGGCCAGCACCTCGGCCGGAATCGTTTTTCCGGATCCCGCCTCCGCGGCCAGGGCGAGCGCCGCCTTGGATAGCGAGGCGATGGTGGCCGACAGGGCACCCGCGGCCCCCAGGGCCTTGAGCGGCGCGGTGACCACCGAGGCCAGTTGCTGGGCCTCGGTGCTGTCCAATCCGACGCTGCCCGCCGTCGCCTTGATCAGGACCTGGGATCCCAGGCTGGTGACCTTGGCCGCCGCGGCATCTTCCGCGTCGCCCGCCACCTTGGCGGCGGCGGAAGCCGCTTCCACCACCGCCAGCAGCTTCGATACGTCGGCGCTGTAGTCGACCCGGTTTTCCGCGACGATCCGGTTGGCGATGGCGTTCTCGTCGACCGCCCGTTCGGCCAAAAGCCGGTCCACCCGCTCGACGGCCAATTCGACTTTCTGTTCGAACTGCTTGACCTGTTCCCGCGAAGCCTCGATCGCCGCCTTCAGGTCGGCGAGCGTCTTGGCCACGTCGGGGGCGTCGATCTGGCCCTGGGTGTCCTTGGGCGCCGGGGGCGTCGCGGGCTGCGGCGCCTGTGGGGTCTGTTGGGCGTCGGGCAGAAGCCGGTCGACCGCCTGGCCATAGCGGTTGTCGATCTCGTTCGGCGACAGAAGGACCGGCGGCGGCGGTGGCTGGGTGAAGCTGGAAACCGTCGTCGTCGCGCCCGCCTGGTTGAGGACCTGGACGCCGCCCGAGTTGGTGATGGTGATCTCGCCGACCAGGCCGCCCGCCTCGGTCAGCAGCGAGAAGCTGTTCTCCTGCCCTTCGCCCCGCACCTCGCCCGTCACCTTGGTGCCCCGGATGCCGACGGTGGCGACCGGGGTCTTGATGACCATGGCGTCGGGATTTTCCTTGGCGATGGCGCCGCTGACCACCGAGAACACGCCCTTGACCAGGGAAATGCCCAACTTGTTCTGGGCCGCGCCGGGGTCGTAGACCATGTCGTCCAGCACCATGCGGCCCTTCGGCCCCAGGGCGAAGGTGGTCTTGTCCGCGAACTCGATGCCGATGCCGCCGTCGCCGGCCGTCTCCACCACGTCGTCGGCGAAGACCGAATCGCCCCCCTTCAGAGGCGCCTTGACGCCGTCGGCGTGGGTCACGGTGACCGAGCCGTTCAGCTTGGTCACCTTGCCGATGGGCTGGGCAACGGGCATGGCGCCCGCCTGGGCGTACTGCCCGGGCGCCAGGGGCCCGGCCAAGCGCGCCGCCAGGGCGCCGTCGATGACCGTGCCGCCGCCGCTGGTCAGGTCGGGCGGATTCTCCTGGGAGAAATAGCCCTTGATCAGGACCTTGCCGCCGTCCTTGCCGACGATCACCAAGTCGGGACCGAGGCGATGATACTCGCCCTCGACAAGCAAACGCCCGTCGGCGACCGTCAGGACCGGGCCATCCGCCGCGAGAACCAAGCGAAACTCACCGCTCCCCTCCTCCCGGAGGAGAACACCCTTCTCGGGCAGTCTCAAAGACATCCGCCGCCCCTCCGAACCGGCCCCTCAACAGCGGTGATTTCCCGAGTGTTTTTTAGACCATAGCAGATAGAGCCTCGACCAGAAAGCGAAAGACTCCACTGGATATGATCCAGCGGTTCGATTGATCCGCCGACATGGATGGTTGCCTTTGGCGTACATCCGGCCGCGGACAGCCGGTCGAAAGCCCCCCCCTTCGGCCACGCACCGCATCCCAAAACACCGCCCCCCCCTGCCATTCATGTCCCTTCCCCTCCCCAGAAGAAGATCCATCCGTTCGGTGGGATATTGACGATCCCCCCCCCCTGTCCGCAGTGACCTCCGTCACACAGTCCGCGCACCCGACAATTCGGAAATCTAGCACGAGGAACCACATCTTGATACGATCATCCCGATGGCATCGAGATTTGGCGATTCCCCCGGGTTGCCAGCCGGCCTCGAATTGGCGATGATCCCGGCCATGATGGCGAATTCCGCGATCCCCGCTTGGCGCCCCGCCCTCGTCCTGGCGGTCCTGCCGGCCTGCTTCGCGGCGGCGGCGCTGATTCTGCGCGCACAGGGCGGTCCCTATTGGATCTGGCATATCGTCGACGCCTCTTATTTCTACCTGTTCGATGCCATCAACCTGGCCGATCTGTCCTGGCCCGGCCATCCCTACCATCCGGGCACGCCGGTGCAGGTGCTGGGGGCCCTGATTCTCAAGGCCCTGCATCCCGGCCAGGACTTGGCGGAGCGGGTGCTGGACGATCCGGAAGGACACCTGAACCTGATCGGCGATGCTCTCGTCGGGCTGGAGGCGCTGGCCCTGTTCGCGGCCGGCTTCGCGGCCTTTCGGGTCACCGGCAACCTGGCGCTCGCCCTGGTCATGGAGGCGGGGCCCTTCTTTTCCATGGTGATCCTGAAAAACGCCTACCACGCCAAGCCGGAAGCCATGCTTGTGGCGACGATGGCGCTCTTTTGCGCCGTCACCCTGGCGGCCTTGCGTCCGGACGCTCTGGAAGGGCGGGGGCGGACCCGGTTCGCCCTGGCCTGGGGCGCGCTGGCGGGCTTGGGCGTGGCGACCAAGCTGACCGCCGCGCCCGTCTTCCTGCTGCCGGTCTTCCTGCTGAAGGGCCGGGGCACGGCGGTCTACGTCCTGGCCGCCCTCTGCTTCTTCGCCCTGTTCATGCTGCCGGCGGCGGGCGCGCTCGGCAAGTTCGCCGCCCATGCCGCCCTGGTGATGAAGTCCAGCGGCGCCCACGGCGCCGGCGCCGCGACGGTGATCGACGTCGCCGCCTATCCCGGCGCCGTCCTCAAGATCCTCAAGCGGCCCGCCGCCAACCTGCCGGTCCTGCTGGCGCTCGCGGTCGTCGGCTGGGCGGCTTGGCGCAAACGGCGCGGCCTGACCTTTCCGTCCCCCGAGACCCGGGCCCTGACCGGTGTCGGACTGGCGGTCCTGGCCCAGGTGCTGGCGGTGGCAAAGCAGCCGACCGCCAACTATCTGATCCCTTCCTACATGCTGCTGCCGCTGGCGATCCTGCTGGCTTGGCGCATCGTCGCGGCCACGATGCCGGAACGGCCCCGCCTGGCAGCCCCGGCCAGGGCCGGGCTGGTGCTGCTGATCGCCCTGCAGGGCTTCGGCGTCGCCCGTCTGTCCGATGAACTGGACGGCCGGCGCCGGGACGCCCTGGGGCTGGACGAGACGGCGTTTTCCGCCTGCGCCCGCGTTTATTTCTTCCCCGCTTCCCATCCCGCCTTCGCGCTGCTGCTGGGGGATTGGTGGACGGGTTCGCGCCATGCCGGGGCGGTGGCCGCCCGCGTTCCGCCCGACGTCTTCTGGTTCGAACAGAACACCATGACCCTGCGCGATGCGCGGGGGCCCCGCGATCTGGGGGAAATCGCCGCCTCCTACCCTTGCCTGATGCTGCGAGGCGGCCATCGGGGCCCGATTTCCGCCTATCTGGCGGCCAAGCTTCCCGGCCGGGCTTTCGATACCGCCTGTTCGAGCGGCGAGGAAACGGTCCTCACCTCGGGGACGGATTGCCGGAAAAGCGCACCCTGAGCGGCCCGTCGCCAGCCGGCCATTCGCCCATGGCGATGGCCTTCGATCCTTCGAAAACCAGCCAGCCCCGTCGCCCGTAATGGGGCAAGGGACGGGCCAGCGCCGCCAGGGCTTGAGCGTCGTTCGCTTCCACCACCAGATGGCCGCGCCCCGCCCAGACCCGCGCCGTGCCCCGGCCGGCCACCTCGGGCGGCGGCGGGGGCAGGCCGGCTTCCGCAAGGAACCCTTCGATTTCGGCGGACGTGCCGATCAGCAGCGCCGGCCGGCCGGCTTCCGGCTTGCCGAAGCGGGGCGGGGTATCCATCAGGGCCTTGGCGAGCGCCGGCGCCGGGTCGGCCCCCGCCAGTACCGCCGCGACCCCGTTCAGGGTAATGTCACGCAGGATGGGCGGCAGTTCGGCGGCATCGAGGCGGCGAAACAGGTCGGCATCCGGATCGACCGCGAGTTCGCTCCCACCCGGCAGTTCGTAGTGCTGCTCCCGCCCGTCCAGTCGCACCGCTTCGCGCCGGCCGTCCACGACCACGGGCACCGACAAGGCATAGGGCGGATCGTCCTGGCGCAGGGTGAAGGCGACCTTGCCGCCTTCGGCCTTCGCGTCCGCCAGCGTCAGGCGGGGGGCGCCGGGCCGGGCCAGCCACTGGCCGAAAAAGGCCTTCAGGTCGCGACCGCTTTCCGCCTCGAAGACTTGGCGGAGGTCGTCCCAGTTCGCGGCCTTGAAGCGGAAATCCCGCCAGAAGCGCCGGATGGCGGCGTCGAAGGCGGCGCTTCCGATGTCGTCGCGCAGCATGTGGAAAAGGAAGGCCACCTTGTGGTAGCCGACCACCTGGGAGGCGTCGTGGGTCTTGGAGCGGAAGGCCAGCGCCGGGCGGTCGCGATCGGCGGGCAAGGCGGCGTAGTCGCGCAGCCACTGGCGGCGCATGGCCCGACCTTCCTCCGGGCTCCGGCGCAAGGCGTAGGTGTAGTCGGCCATGAAGGTGGTCAGGCCTTCCGACCAGTTGCCGCGTTCGTAATCGACATAGACCCCATTGCCCCACCAGTCGTGCAGGATCTCGTGGCCCAGCGAGGTCTGGCGGATGAAGGGCAGGCGCAGCACCCGCCCGCCGATGGCGGTCAGGCCGGGAAAGCCGAGGCCCACCGGCTGGGGCACGGCGGCCACCGAAAAGCCGGCGAAGGCGTGTTCGCCGATCCAGCCCCGGTAAAGATCCAGGTAGCCGGCCGCCAAGTCCAGGTAGTCATCGGCCAGGGGCGCGGTTTCGGCGTCGAACCAGGTGCGCAGGCGGATGCCGCCATGCATTCGTTCCCTGACCGACCAGGGGCCGGCCAGCAAGGGAATGGCGTCCTGGGGGGTCTCGCTTTCGTAGACGGCGCGGTAGCGGCCGCGTTCTTCCGTTTCCTCCACCAACCGGCCGGGCACCAGGGCCTTCCAGGGCAGGGGCGCCTCAAGGACGATCCGGTAGGTGAAGGGTTCTTCGGCCGCCAGCCAGGTGGGCAGGAAGAAGCCGTCGGGCCCCTGCATCGGCAATTGGCCACCGCCCACCGTGACCTTGCCGGCCGCCGGATCGAAGCGCACCTCGACCTCCTGGTGGGCAAAGGCCGTGGTCAGAGCCAGGGCGGCGAGAAGCAGCAGGGGCTTCATGGCTTGGGCGGGAAGCGGGCGACGATGTCCAGGCCTTCCCCGCCGCGCCGGATGCGCAGGGGTAGCCAGGTGCCCGGCGCCTGGCGGCGCACGGTGGCGATCAGGTCGTCGGTTCGGATCACGACTCGACCGGCGGCTTGCTGGATCAGGTCGCCTTCCCGCAGACCGGCCGCCTCGGCGACGCTGTCCTTCTGGACGCTGCCCACCCGAACCCCGCCTTCGACCGTTTCCACCAGGATGCCCAGGCGCGGACGCTCCTCCTCCTCCGTCTTGGGCGACGACGGCAGGCCGAACAGGGCGTCGGCGATGGGAACCCCGCCCTTGCCCATCAGGTCGGTGCAGTCGCGGTCGGCATCCCAGGGCAGCAGCACGGCGGCGCCGGGCAGTCCCAGGTCGGCCAACTGATGGGGAATGCCGTGGCCGTATTCCAGATGGCCCTGGCCGACGATGCCGACCACCAAGGGCTCGCCGCCACCCCGCCTGACCTTGGCGATAGCTTCCGCCATGGCCCGGTCCCAGACCTGCTGGGCCTCGACGAACCGCCCCAGGCCTTCGGCATCGGCTTCCCCGTGGCGCTGGAAGACCTCGCCCAAGCCTTCCCGGTAGGCGGTCGACGCCGGGGCGGCATCGCCCACTCCCTCACGACGTTCGGAGGGCACCCGGGCCCAGCCGATGCGGCGGGTTTCGCGCACCAGGGCGCTGTCCACGTTCATCGCCACCATGGGCAGGCGGTTCATGCGGGCGAAGTGGAACAGCGGCAGATAGAGGTTGGCGTCGAAGCGCCAGACCTCGTTCCACTCGACCCGTTCGAGGAAACGCCTTTCGTCCAGTTCGCCCCGCGTCCAGGCGTCCAGCGCCGGCTGCAGGCGGCGGGGAAACATCTCGAAAGCCAGCACAAGATTGGACCGCCGGGCATGAAGCGCCGCCAAGGTCTGGAACTGCCAGCGGTGGTGATCGGCGCTGGCATGGCTTTCGCCCAGCAGGACCACCGGCCGTTCCGCCATCCGGGCCAGCAAGGTCTCCGGGGCAAGAGGCTTTTCCTGGCCGGGAACCCGCCAGACGCCGGGCGGCACGCAGGCTTCCCCGGCCTGGGCCGGAGACGTCGAAAGAAGGGCCAAGGCCGCAAGGGCGAAGAAGGAGGGGCGGAGCATGGGCGCGGATTTCCTCTCGGGTCTTCCCCAGAGATGGGGCAGGCGCAACAGCCGGTCAAGCGTCGTCGGGGGGCTCCGGCTCGTCCGGCATGTAGAAGCGGAAGCCGTTCTTGCCGGCCCGTTTGACCGCATACATGGTCCGGTCGGCGTATTCGAGCAGGCTGTCGGCGTCCTCGCCGTCGCGGGGATAGACCGAAATGCCGATGCTGGCCCGCACCTTGGCCTCGCGGCCATCCAGAAGGAAGGGGTCGGTCAGGCTTTTCAGGATGTTGCGGGCGATGCGGGCGGCGTGTTCGTCGGCCTTGATGTCCATCAGGATGACGGTGAATTCGTCGCCGGCCAAGCGAGCCACGGTATCGGTGGAACGCACGCAGTCTTCCAGGCGCCGGGCCGTTTCCTGCAGGAGAAGATCGCCGGCGGCGTGGCCCAAGGTGTCGTTGACCGCCTTGAAGCCGTCCAGGTCGAGGAACATCAGGGCGAAAAGCTGGCGCTCGCGGTTGCCCTGCTTCACCGCCTGGTCGAGGCGGTCCATGAACAGGGACCGGTTGGGCAGGCCGGTCAGCACGTCGAAATTGGCCTGGCGCCAGATGCGTTCCTCGTCCTCCTTGCGGGTGGTGATGTCCTGGGAGACGCTGACCATGTGGGTCATGCGCCCTTCTTCGTCCTTGATGGCGGCCAGGGAGACCCAGGCGGCGATGAACTTGCCGTCCCGGTGGCGGTTCCACATCTCGCCCTGCCAGCGGCCCCGTTCCGCCAAGGTCTGGCGGATGCGGCGGTAGAATTCCTTGTCGTGGCGTCCCGACTTCAGGAAGCCCGGCTTGCTCCCCAGCACCTCGGCGGCAGTCCAGCCGGTGTAGCCGGCGAAGGCCGGGTTGGCGTATTCGATGACGTTGTCGGCGTTGAAGATCATGATGGCTTCGTTGGCCGTCTCCAGGACCAGGCTGGCCATGCGGAGCTGTTCTTCGGCCCGCTTGCGTTCGCTGATGTCGTAGACCCAGGCCAAGACCGCCGGCTCACCGCCGAAGCTGGTGAGCCGCAAGGTCAGCAGCGCCCAATAGGTGCCTCCGTCGGGCCGCTTGAGGCGCACCTCGGCATCCGAGACGATGCCTTCCGCCCACAGGCGGGTAACCAGTTC
This window of the Magnetospirillum sp. WYHS-4 genome carries:
- a CDS encoding FecR domain-containing protein, which translates into the protein MSLRLPEKGVLLREEGSGEFRLVLAADGPVLTVADGRLLVEGEYHRLGPDLVIVGKDGGKVLIKGYFSQENPPDLTSGGGTVIDGALAARLAGPLAPGQYAQAGAMPVAQPIGKVTKLNGSVTVTHADGVKAPLKGGDSVFADDVVETAGDGGIGIEFADKTTFALGPKGRMVLDDMVYDPGAAQNKLGISLVKGVFSVVSGAIAKENPDAMVIKTPVATVGIRGTKVTGEVRGEGQENSFSLLTEAGGLVGEITITNSGGVQVLNQAGATTTVSSFTQPPPPPVLLSPNEIDNRYGQAVDRLLPDAQQTPQAPQPATPPAPKDTQGQIDAPDVAKTLADLKAAIEASREQVKQFEQKVELAVERVDRLLAERAVDENAIANRIVAENRVDYSADVSKLLAVVEAASAAAKVAGDAEDAAAAKVTSLGSQVLIKATAGSVGLDSTEAQQLASVVTAPLKALGAAGALSATIASLSKAALALAAEAGSGKTIPAEVLAKLEAMLGLGAGASGDSLVQAAAKMAKIVTAAISASDAVLTSTITEAKAVKLAGGDVLAAAKAKAAGDFADKVNEALVALQPGEASPIQFGDLGTIAGAVKTQMTDLSTAAQGGTLGDTVGTSLSCALTAATQAETTATNAESTIGAADPAAMLAFAELAITAATATEAARAEADAAVDLTELAKLLDASASSLFLQAVEADAEAESEAGQATLSITGSVGDLEAAQSYIDGSIQAKVAAAHTAAVAADAAAAVKVTQADAAAEAVKAARATLIDHLVAEAVAVAKLDALNSSLTEASAAVTDAAADVTAATTARDAAQTAYDDAKDLSDAAPESAALATATLLKAQLLANAEAAVDLAESIQALYASAKTTIEGKIATAEDVYDAAHALVVADEGTIVTLEAAASTALQAALTAVQADSDAQVAAAQADGELALARAAAEGQAQATFEVAVETLTDLTSTIATAAAKVAAAALEAKSWAIIGTANKINANAAETKALAALAEVQAAETGLADAWADVDVAYDLDFQSQDGAAVAARLAAYNSAKAALASAQAQVTAAEAAADLATAASNLADVINPEPVDPTEYQVALADAQAQADDADATFNAKKTDADTAKAESVLKAAAQAAQEASATAVSAQEANLTEAAAAAVVAKTTIAESLATQAKAASLAAIAAETADNGTAAETSALLAESLATQAKAALAEAQQAAKESELHAAAAVTAAAGNGKGAAEQAERA
- a CDS encoding M1 family peptidase, which gives rise to MKPLLLLAALALTTAFAHQEVEVRFDPAAGKVTVGGGQLPMQGPDGFFLPTWLAAEEPFTYRIVLEAPLPWKALVPGRLVEETEERGRYRAVYESETPQDAIPLLAGPWSVRERMHGGIRLRTWFDAETAPLADDYLDLAAGYLDLYRGWIGEHAFAGFSVAAVPQPVGLGFPGLTAIGGRVLRLPFIRQTSLGHEILHDWWGNGVYVDYERGNWSEGLTTFMADYTYALRRSPEEGRAMRRQWLRDYAALPADRDRPALAFRSKTHDASQVVGYHKVAFLFHMLRDDIGSAAFDAAIRRFWRDFRFKAANWDDLRQVFEAESGRDLKAFFGQWLARPGAPRLTLADAKAEGGKVAFTLRQDDPPYALSVPVVVDGRREAVRLDGREQHYELPGGSELAVDPDADLFRRLDAAELPPILRDITLNGVAAVLAGADPAPALAKALMDTPPRFGKPEAGRPALLIGTSAEIEGFLAEAGLPPPPPEVAGRGTARVWAGRGHLVVEANDAQALAALARPLPHYGRRGWLVFEGSKAIAMGEWPAGDGPLRVRFSGNPSPR
- a CDS encoding ChaN family lipoprotein produces the protein MLRPSFFALAALALLSTSPAQAGEACVPPGVWRVPGQEKPLAPETLLARMAERPVVLLGESHASADHHRWQFQTLAALHARRSNLVLAFEMFPRRLQPALDAWTRGELDERRFLERVEWNEVWRFDANLYLPLFHFARMNRLPMVAMNVDSALVRETRRIGWARVPSERREGVGDAAPASTAYREGLGEVFQRHGEADAEGLGRFVEAQQVWDRAMAEAIAKVRRGGGEPLVVGIVGQGHLEYGHGIPHQLADLGLPGAAVLLPWDADRDCTDLMGKGGVPIADALFGLPSSPKTEEEERPRLGILVETVEGGVRVGSVQKDSVAEAAGLREGDLIQQAAGRVVIRTDDLIATVRRQAPGTWLPLRIRRGGEGLDIVARFPPKP